From the Acaryochloris thomasi RCC1774 genome, one window contains:
- a CDS encoding alpha/beta fold hydrolase: MPRASMATQDWTFGGTWPYKPRWFHSTDGRMHYVDEGPRKGRPIVMVHGNPTWGYLYRRFIEAVTEAGYRAIVLDHLGFGRSQKPDNPKLYRIPHHGDRCEALLESLDLQDATILVQDWGGPIGLTWAARHPERVRSLAILNTYAHRPPAKVALPIPLRLFRTPVIGELMVKGLHAFVKIFLFKAGLVYPQRLSEQEKAAYLAPHPTWSSRTPILVFPREIPAGPEGRVSDFVAVVHDQLVAAFYNKPIFIAWPMKDIAFGPEILEDLWLHDFPNADVLRIEDSGHYIQEDAHEKVIPKLLEFLAK, translated from the coding sequence ATGCCCCGAGCCAGTATGGCAACTCAAGACTGGACCTTTGGTGGAACCTGGCCGTATAAGCCGCGCTGGTTCCACAGCACTGACGGTCGAATGCACTACGTCGATGAAGGACCGCGCAAGGGCCGACCGATTGTAATGGTCCACGGGAACCCGACCTGGGGATACCTGTACCGTCGCTTCATTGAGGCTGTGACTGAGGCGGGATATCGGGCAATTGTCTTAGATCATCTTGGTTTTGGCCGTTCTCAGAAACCGGACAATCCAAAGCTGTACAGAATTCCACATCACGGCGATCGGTGTGAGGCCCTGCTTGAGTCGCTTGATTTACAAGATGCCACGATCCTTGTTCAAGATTGGGGTGGACCGATTGGGTTGACTTGGGCCGCTCGTCATCCCGAAAGAGTCCGCAGTCTTGCCATCTTAAATACCTATGCCCATCGTCCACCTGCTAAAGTTGCTCTTCCGATTCCCTTGCGACTGTTTCGCACCCCAGTGATCGGTGAACTGATGGTCAAGGGGCTACATGCCTTCGTGAAGATCTTTCTGTTCAAAGCAGGACTGGTTTATCCTCAACGGCTCAGTGAGCAGGAAAAAGCTGCCTATCTGGCTCCCCATCCAACGTGGTCGTCGCGCACTCCTATTCTCGTTTTTCCGCGAGAAATTCCGGCAGGACCGGAGGGGCGGGTGAGCGATTTTGTGGCTGTGGTGCATGACCAGCTCGTGGCTGCTTTCTATAACAAGCCCATTTTTATCGCCTGGCCCATGAAAGATATTGCCTTCGGACCCGAGATTCTAGAGGATCTATGGCTCCACGACTTCCCGAACGCTGATGTTCTGCGGATAGAGGATTCGGGCCACTACATCCAGGAGGATGCGCACGAGAAGGTGATTCCGAAACTCCTCGAATTTCTTGCGAAGTAG
- a CDS encoding LysR family transcriptional regulator, giving the protein MNWSDLQVLLTFQREGTLQKAATQLDLDISTVSRRIRMLEKDLGSKVVENVSGRLVLTSYGEQVVEAAEAMEVESDALQRGAKGKESVLSGVLRVALLDMFVLFHADLLNSFTVQYPQITLELVSGTTRFHSLTRREADVAIRVSTQPDENLVGMRALHTEYAVYAHVAIAEGQWSAIANQPSTPWDVLPWIGWDPAVNARMIDAWMERHVPIEQVRFRVDSPAALFMMAEAGGGACILPVIYADLSDNLVRLSDVLKGFGTDVWLLTHRDLKRNGRVQAFLNHCYQGLEPLRRRSLVSESVISAKIHP; this is encoded by the coding sequence TTGAATTGGTCTGACCTCCAGGTTCTACTTACCTTTCAGCGCGAGGGAACGTTGCAGAAAGCTGCGACGCAGCTCGATCTGGATATCAGTACGGTGTCGCGCAGAATCCGTATGTTGGAGAAGGATCTAGGTTCAAAGGTGGTCGAGAATGTAAGTGGACGCCTAGTCCTCACGTCCTATGGCGAACAGGTCGTCGAAGCGGCGGAAGCGATGGAAGTCGAGTCAGATGCATTGCAGCGGGGGGCGAAGGGAAAGGAAAGTGTGTTGTCTGGTGTTTTGCGAGTGGCGCTCTTGGATATGTTTGTGCTGTTTCACGCTGATCTCTTGAACAGCTTTACAGTCCAATATCCACAAATCACGCTGGAGCTGGTTTCGGGAACGACTCGCTTTCATAGCCTGACCCGCCGAGAGGCTGATGTTGCGATCCGGGTTTCGACACAGCCTGATGAGAATCTCGTGGGGATGCGCGCGCTACACACTGAGTATGCGGTTTATGCCCATGTTGCGATCGCAGAAGGCCAGTGGTCGGCCATCGCAAATCAGCCATCCACACCTTGGGATGTGCTGCCCTGGATTGGTTGGGATCCGGCTGTCAATGCTCGCATGATCGACGCTTGGATGGAGAGACATGTGCCGATTGAGCAAGTTCGCTTTCGTGTCGATTCCCCGGCGGCACTGTTCATGATGGCTGAAGCTGGAGGCGGTGCCTGCATCCTTCCAGTTATTTATGCCGATCTCAGTGATAATTTGGTGCGATTGAGCGATGTATTGAAAGGGTTTGGCACCGATGTTTGGCTACTGACCCATCGTGACCTGAAGCGCAATGGAAGAGTTCAGGCATTTCTCAACCACTGTTATCAAGGACTAGAACCGCTCCGTCGCCGCAGCTTGGTGAGTGAAAGCGTTATCAGTGCTAAAATCCATCCATGA
- a CDS encoding haloalkane dehalogenase — protein MIKKVSIWPIAISVLTLTAVQEAGFSAPDPLSPATQTEQVSMKQIISAEFPFEKKFVEVNGSKMAYVDEGEGPVVLFLHGNPTSSYLWRNIIPYVSDNHRAIAIDLIGMGDSDKPDIDYTFSDHTAYLDGFIKALNLTDITLVVHDWGSALGMRYARLNEDNVSGLVFMEAVIPPAFPAPNYEALGPQLGEIFRNLRTPGVGEQLVLDNNFFVETILPKLGVMRTLTPQEMAAYRAPYLTRASRKPTLQWPREIPIGGEPSATTAEVAANGKWLMSTDLPKLFFYAEPGAILPVQAVEFLKTNVKNMETVSIGPGLHFIQEDNPQVIGEEIFAWLDRSQRAK, from the coding sequence ATGATCAAAAAGGTATCTATCTGGCCCATTGCCATATCTGTGCTGACGCTGACTGCTGTTCAGGAAGCAGGGTTTTCAGCACCCGATCCGTTATCCCCAGCAACCCAAACTGAGCAAGTGTCCATGAAGCAAATCATCTCGGCAGAGTTTCCCTTTGAGAAGAAGTTTGTTGAGGTTAATGGCTCAAAAATGGCCTACGTCGATGAAGGCGAAGGCCCGGTAGTGCTTTTCTTACACGGCAATCCAACATCGTCTTATCTGTGGCGCAATATTATTCCATATGTTTCGGACAACCATCGTGCGATCGCAATTGATCTGATCGGCATGGGCGACAGCGATAAGCCAGATATCGACTACACCTTCAGCGATCATACAGCCTATCTCGATGGCTTCATCAAAGCACTAAATCTCACCGACATCACACTGGTCGTCCACGATTGGGGATCTGCCCTGGGAATGCGCTATGCCCGCCTAAACGAAGACAACGTGAGTGGATTGGTCTTTATGGAAGCCGTGATACCGCCCGCCTTCCCGGCCCCCAACTACGAAGCCTTAGGACCGCAGCTCGGTGAAATATTTCGGAATCTTCGCACACCGGGCGTGGGAGAGCAGTTAGTGCTGGATAATAACTTCTTTGTCGAAACGATTCTGCCCAAGTTGGGCGTGATGCGAACCCTAACGCCACAGGAAATGGCGGCCTATCGTGCCCCTTATCTCACACGAGCGAGCCGTAAGCCCACCCTCCAATGGCCTCGTGAAATCCCCATCGGCGGAGAACCTTCTGCAACAACTGCTGAAGTTGCGGCTAATGGGAAATGGTTAATGTCTACAGACCTGCCAAAACTATTCTTCTATGCGGAACCGGGTGCCATTCTTCCGGTCCAGGCTGTTGAGTTTCTAAAAACCAACGTGAAAAATATGGAGACGGTTTCCATTGGTCCTGGTCTTCATTTCATTCAGGAGGATAATCCTCAGGTGATTGGTGAGGAAATATTCGCTTGGCTCGATCGTTCACAGCGTGCAAAGTAA
- a CDS encoding SRPBCC family protein — protein MANVTVYRTIHSPIEKVWESWDDFGGIYKFNPNLKHSRLIDGSQATGAGAKRQCDISDGKNWIREEVLEYVPHKSMKINIYEGTMPLKSAIATLRFRRVTANRTEVSMAMDFEPKMGLLGKLMLPMMKPKFRGMLNSLLEGNDAFVTQGQLANAV, from the coding sequence ATGGCAAATGTAACGGTGTATAGAACGATTCATTCCCCCATCGAAAAGGTTTGGGAAAGCTGGGATGACTTTGGCGGTATCTACAAATTCAACCCCAACCTGAAACATTCACGGCTCATCGATGGCTCTCAAGCCACCGGGGCAGGGGCGAAACGCCAGTGCGATATCAGTGATGGCAAAAACTGGATTCGTGAAGAGGTACTGGAATATGTGCCCCACAAGAGCATGAAGATCAATATCTATGAGGGAACCATGCCGCTGAAAAGTGCGATCGCAACCCTCCGCTTCCGAAGAGTGACTGCTAACCGAACAGAAGTCAGCATGGCAATGGACTTTGAACCCAAAATGGGTCTGCTCGGCAAACTGATGCTCCCGATGATGAAGCCCAAATTCAGAGGGATGCTCAACTCACTACTTGAGGGTAACGATGCGTTTGTAACTCAAGGCCAGCTGGCCAACGCAGTTTAA
- a CDS encoding Crp/Fnr family transcriptional regulator — protein sequence MLIEPLLELRQVEKGEFIFREGDICDAVGITHKGCLRSFFLKDGKELTLFFHPEQYTLGDYESLRRQRPAYFSCQAVENSVVLMMNTQAIEVLEALPNGQKLLRLVVEDLAFQLRDRLLSLYRDPPEQRYLSFIETEPKLLQRIPQHYIASYLGIEPESLSRLKRRIQSRQIS from the coding sequence ATGCTCATCGAACCTTTACTCGAATTGAGGCAAGTGGAGAAAGGAGAATTTATATTTCGAGAAGGTGATATCTGTGACGCCGTTGGAATAACACACAAGGGCTGTTTAAGAAGTTTCTTTCTCAAAGATGGTAAAGAACTCACCTTGTTTTTTCACCCTGAACAATACACGCTAGGAGACTACGAAAGTCTGCGACGACAACGACCTGCCTATTTCTCATGCCAAGCTGTTGAAAATTCAGTGGTGCTTATGATGAATACTCAAGCCATCGAAGTTTTGGAAGCTTTGCCAAATGGGCAGAAACTACTACGGCTGGTAGTAGAAGACTTAGCATTTCAACTACGCGACCGCTTGCTCTCTCTCTATCGAGATCCGCCTGAACAGCGTTACCTAAGCTTTATCGAAACTGAACCCAAGCTGTTGCAACGAATTCCACAGCACTATATTGCTTCCTATCTCGGTATTGAACCCGAGTCTCTGAGTCGATTGAAGCGAAGAATTCAAAGTAGGCAAATCTCTTAA
- a CDS encoding LysR family transcriptional regulator, translating to MNWDDLKIFLAVAREGSARAAAHKLGVHHSTVTRRIEALESTQNVRLFDRLPSGYALAIAGEELLQAVTRIEDEINGIELHILGQDAHLKGDIRVTLPDAMATDLLMPDLVRFMDAYPEVNLEILISYGLFSLTKREADVAIRITENPPEHLVGRKVACYHCATYASQGYLETHNLPAETTNAHWIGWDSPTPYPDWVRKSEFPDIPIRGRVNHPVAQLAAAKAGFGVARIPCFLGDPEPALQRVPPGESAPCQDVWLLTHKDLISTVRIQTFMNFMADAFHKKLPLLEGREVNE from the coding sequence GTGAATTGGGATGATTTGAAAATATTTTTAGCCGTCGCTCGAGAAGGCTCCGCAAGGGCTGCAGCTCATAAGCTCGGCGTTCACCATTCCACCGTGACCCGTCGCATTGAAGCGCTTGAATCAACCCAAAATGTGCGGCTTTTTGATCGCCTACCTAGCGGATATGCACTTGCGATCGCAGGTGAAGAACTCCTGCAGGCCGTCACTCGCATCGAAGACGAAATCAACGGCATTGAGCTACATATTCTCGGCCAGGATGCTCACCTAAAGGGGGATATTCGAGTCACTTTACCCGATGCGATGGCAACTGATCTGCTGATGCCGGATCTAGTCCGCTTCATGGATGCCTACCCTGAAGTCAATCTAGAGATCTTGATTTCCTATGGTCTCTTTAGCCTGACCAAGCGAGAAGCCGATGTCGCCATTCGGATTACCGAGAACCCACCCGAACATTTAGTGGGTCGCAAAGTCGCCTGCTATCACTGCGCGACCTATGCATCCCAAGGCTATCTGGAAACCCATAATTTACCTGCTGAGACTACTAACGCACACTGGATTGGCTGGGATTCTCCGACGCCTTATCCTGATTGGGTGCGCAAAAGTGAATTTCCTGACATCCCGATTCGAGGTCGTGTGAATCATCCTGTGGCGCAATTGGCTGCAGCGAAGGCGGGGTTTGGTGTGGCCCGCATACCTTGCTTTTTAGGCGATCCAGAACCCGCTTTGCAAAGAGTTCCTCCAGGAGAAAGTGCGCCCTGCCAAGACGTGTGGCTGTTGACGCATAAAGATTTAATATCGACAGTCCGCATCCAGACCTTTATGAACTTTATGGCAGATGCTTTTCACAAAAAACTGCCTCTGCTAGAGGGACGAGAAGTAAATGAGTGA
- a CDS encoding zinc-dependent alcohol dehydrogenase family protein: MANIIEFKQTGGPEQLQIIERPITPPAPDEVQVAIKAAGLNRAELLFLAGQYLVQPSLPSRIGLEASGVIKAVGENVDQFSVGQAASITPNLDPTQYGVLGEVVNVPVAALQLKPESASFINAAAFWMAYPTAWGGLVQTGGLTANVGQNVLISAASSSVGIAAIQIAKAYGANVIATTRTAAKVDAIRSVGPDHIVVTDEEDLVERVQAITNSEGFDIAFDPVGGPFVEALATAAGREAIIVEYGLLSGEQAPLPFFTMVGKGLSIKAFHLVFDLLQHPDRLKIAIEHLLPRLEDGTYAPVIDQIYPLEKFQEAYQRLASNQQFGKVVIEVTA, encoded by the coding sequence ATGGCAAACATCATTGAATTTAAACAAACCGGCGGACCTGAGCAGCTTCAGATCATTGAGCGTCCCATCACACCCCCAGCCCCTGATGAAGTTCAGGTCGCTATCAAAGCCGCCGGACTCAATCGAGCGGAGCTTTTATTTCTAGCGGGCCAATATCTAGTCCAGCCATCTCTACCTAGTCGGATTGGCTTAGAAGCCTCCGGTGTCATCAAGGCTGTTGGAGAGAACGTGGATCAATTTTCAGTCGGTCAAGCCGCCTCGATTACCCCCAACCTTGATCCAACTCAATACGGCGTTTTGGGAGAAGTTGTTAACGTCCCGGTTGCTGCACTACAACTTAAACCTGAGAGCGCTAGCTTCATTAATGCCGCCGCGTTTTGGATGGCTTACCCGACCGCTTGGGGTGGCCTCGTCCAGACAGGGGGGCTCACGGCAAACGTTGGACAAAACGTTCTGATCTCAGCAGCAAGCTCCAGTGTCGGTATCGCAGCAATTCAGATTGCTAAAGCCTACGGAGCGAATGTGATTGCAACAACTCGCACGGCAGCAAAAGTCGATGCAATTCGTTCAGTTGGCCCTGATCACATCGTCGTTACCGATGAAGAAGATCTTGTGGAACGTGTACAAGCGATTACAAACAGCGAGGGCTTCGATATTGCCTTCGATCCCGTGGGTGGTCCCTTTGTCGAAGCACTCGCAACCGCCGCTGGCCGGGAAGCCATCATCGTTGAATACGGTCTTCTTTCTGGCGAACAGGCACCATTGCCGTTTTTCACAATGGTTGGGAAGGGTCTCTCAATCAAAGCCTTTCACCTGGTTTTCGATTTGCTACAGCACCCAGACCGACTCAAGATCGCGATCGAACACCTACTACCTCGACTGGAAGACGGCACCTATGCACCCGTCATCGACCAGATCTACCCACTAGAAAAGTTTCAAGAAGCATACCAGCGCCTAGCCTCAAACCAGCAGTTCGGCAAAGTGGTTATCGAGGTTACAGCATGA
- a CDS encoding GIY-YIG nuclease family protein, which produces MIETTLSVVYVLTNSAMPGLVKIGKTSQDDHNTRVSQLYTTGVPVPFDIEYACRVPNPTEVEAALHTAFAPQRINPRREFFEIEPDQAIAILRLLNVEDVTDEVKSDLDGIGSQDQNAATRLLARRPSLNFEEMGIPIGSQLDSVPTDDVAIVVETKKIRFRNSALTSLSAATKEMLGLDYSVKPTPHWSFSGKNLQEIYNETYAALD; this is translated from the coding sequence ATGATTGAAACCACACTTAGTGTCGTTTACGTACTAACGAATTCCGCGATGCCAGGTTTGGTTAAAATCGGCAAGACATCACAGGACGATCACAATACCCGAGTATCACAGCTTTATACAACGGGAGTACCGGTTCCATTCGATATCGAATATGCTTGCCGCGTTCCTAATCCTACCGAGGTTGAGGCTGCATTACACACCGCTTTTGCACCACAACGGATCAACCCGCGCCGCGAATTCTTTGAGATTGAACCAGATCAAGCAATTGCAATTCTTCGCTTGCTCAACGTCGAGGATGTCACGGATGAAGTTAAATCTGACTTGGATGGAATTGGTTCACAGGATCAGAACGCCGCAACGCGATTGCTTGCCCGGAGACCGAGCTTGAACTTCGAAGAAATGGGCATTCCAATTGGTTCGCAACTGGATTCTGTACCTACCGACGATGTCGCAATCGTTGTTGAGACCAAAAAGATCCGCTTTCGCAATTCTGCATTAACATCGCTTTCAGCCGCAACCAAGGAAATGCTTGGTCTTGACTATAGTGTGAAACCGACACCGCACTGGTCGTTCAGCGGTAAGAATCTACAGGAAATCTATAACGAAACCTATGCTGCCCTAGACTAA
- a CDS encoding DUF1330 domain-containing protein: protein MTAISSNTVESEKTEDLGAPAYLMATLELSDIDAYMTKYGQPVFPAIVDAGGEVLAATPTVDVLEGNYSANWTVIIRFPSMEAIQTFYHSDDYRPFIPIRQALSNPESSTLLALPGFSGLPG, encoded by the coding sequence ATGACTGCAATCTCTTCAAATACGGTCGAGAGCGAAAAGACAGAAGATTTAGGAGCGCCTGCCTACTTGATGGCAACGCTGGAATTGTCCGACATAGATGCTTACATGACGAAATATGGTCAGCCCGTTTTTCCCGCGATTGTCGATGCAGGGGGTGAAGTTCTGGCGGCAACACCAACGGTTGACGTATTGGAAGGAAACTACAGCGCCAACTGGACTGTGATCATCAGGTTTCCGTCAATGGAGGCAATTCAGACCTTTTACCATTCCGACGACTATCGGCCCTTCATTCCGATCCGGCAAGCACTTTCTAATCCAGAGTCATCCACACTGCTGGCTCTCCCTGGCTTCAGTGGATTGCCAGGATAG
- a CDS encoding AraC family transcriptional regulator, giving the protein MSSTSKIAVNAWEFPGIVLEHYAYSAGTVAPLPPHAHPEYQFGLSFNCQGEYTYRGAVHPIPTGTLSLIHTGEAHAPSQRTSLPAPATFWMMQIDPSVMERAALEVTGMPTTPFVPALFLSDHDLVQRLLVFCRRVASDASRLEQDVALIHFLAPLLTRHAEGCLDAVKAPVHRPSVAKVRDFLQTHYSKNTSLTDLATLSGMSRFHLSRIFRQETGLSLSAYQQQLRVNQAKKLLVRGLSISEAAAAVGFYDQSHLGRHFKRLIGVTPGAYTRYHTA; this is encoded by the coding sequence ATGTCTTCAACATCCAAGATCGCAGTCAACGCGTGGGAATTCCCTGGCATCGTTCTCGAACATTATGCCTACTCAGCAGGAACCGTTGCCCCTCTACCGCCCCATGCTCATCCTGAGTATCAGTTTGGGCTGAGCTTTAACTGCCAAGGCGAGTACACCTATCGGGGCGCTGTTCACCCTATTCCCACTGGGACATTGAGCCTCATTCATACAGGTGAGGCCCACGCCCCTAGTCAACGTACGAGCTTGCCAGCCCCTGCGACTTTTTGGATGATGCAGATCGATCCGTCTGTCATGGAAAGGGCTGCATTAGAAGTGACAGGGATGCCAACAACACCTTTTGTCCCTGCACTATTTTTATCCGACCATGATTTGGTACAGCGGCTCCTTGTTTTTTGTCGTCGCGTTGCATCTGACGCCTCCCGACTAGAGCAAGATGTGGCTCTAATTCATTTTTTAGCGCCTTTGCTCACTCGCCATGCAGAAGGTTGTCTTGATGCAGTAAAAGCGCCAGTCCATCGCCCATCCGTGGCTAAAGTGCGAGATTTTTTGCAGACCCACTACAGCAAAAACACCTCTCTGACAGACTTGGCGACCTTAAGTGGAATGAGTCGGTTCCATCTCAGTCGGATCTTTCGCCAGGAAACAGGACTTTCGTTAAGTGCTTATCAACAGCAGTTGCGTGTTAATCAAGCTAAAAAGTTACTGGTTCGGGGCTTGTCTATTTCTGAAGCCGCAGCGGCAGTGGGTTTCTACGATCAAAGTCATTTGGGTCGGCACTTCAAGCGTCTGATTGGTGTTACACCTGGTGCATACACCCGTTACCACACTGCCTAA
- a CDS encoding ester cyclase, producing the protein MSPEQNKAIALKFYEIFDQQDTEKGRELISADIIAQGLDVVPVEGIDAVMAYGAMMFSAFPDGRHVLGEVIAEGDKVFTRGTFSGTHQGELMGMPASGKSVNFSVVHIDRIVDGKVVEHWGQGDTLTMMKQLGIIFFPGPKLILRMLRRFVLG; encoded by the coding sequence ATGTCACCCGAACAGAACAAAGCAATCGCCCTAAAATTCTATGAGATTTTTGATCAACAAGATACTGAGAAGGGACGAGAACTAATCTCCGCTGATATTATTGCTCAGGGTTTAGATGTTGTCCCAGTAGAAGGCATCGATGCAGTTATGGCGTATGGGGCAATGATGTTTTCTGCATTCCCAGATGGACGCCACGTGCTAGGTGAGGTCATTGCCGAAGGTGATAAAGTTTTCACCCGTGGTACTTTCAGTGGTACTCATCAAGGAGAGCTAATGGGTATGCCTGCATCAGGTAAATCCGTCAACTTTTCTGTTGTTCACATTGACCGTATTGTTGATGGGAAAGTGGTAGAGCATTGGGGACAAGGCGATACCCTTACAATGATGAAGCAGCTAGGAATTATCTTTTTCCCAGGCCCAAAGTTGATTCTGCGTATGTTGAGAAGATTCGTACTGGGATAA
- a CDS encoding DUF456 domain-containing protein, with amino-acid sequence MIAGVIGSVVPAVPGVGLILVAIIVWGVIKGFGAVAVALGVAIAVLLLGIGVDFLATFWGAKKAGASRWGQIGAIVGLVAGVLGLLPALPVGGPILGLIIGPFLGAFVGELLHQRKPKQALKAALGVVVSSLIGNLVQGLLALATLGVFLVTTWPL; translated from the coding sequence ATGATTGCCGGAGTTATTGGTTCCGTTGTTCCGGCTGTGCCCGGTGTGGGTTTGATTTTGGTGGCGATTATCGTTTGGGGCGTGATTAAGGGCTTTGGAGCGGTGGCGGTTGCGTTGGGAGTTGCGATCGCAGTTCTCCTACTCGGCATCGGCGTCGATTTCCTGGCTACCTTTTGGGGGGCAAAAAAGGCTGGAGCCAGCCGCTGGGGTCAAATTGGAGCCATTGTGGGTTTAGTGGCTGGCGTCTTAGGTCTATTGCCAGCTTTACCCGTAGGTGGCCCGATTCTCGGTCTCATCATTGGTCCCTTTCTCGGGGCATTTGTGGGTGAACTCCTGCACCAACGCAAACCGAAGCAGGCTCTGAAAGCTGCGCTAGGCGTTGTGGTTAGTTCTTTGATCGGAAATCTTGTTCAAGGTTTACTGGCACTGGCTACGCTAGGCGTGTTTTTAGTCACAACTTGGCCTCTATAG